One genomic window of Halorhabdus sp. CBA1104 includes the following:
- a CDS encoding 30S ribosomal protein S15 — protein MARMHTRRRGSSDSDKPAADDPPEWSDVDSEAIEQRVVELAEQGHEPSEIGIKLRDEGVQGTPIPDVSLATGKKVTEILDDHDAAPELPEDLRNLMARAIRLREHMEDNPVDHQNKRALQNTESKIRRLVDYYRGDELDADFTYSYDVAVELLE, from the coding sequence ATGGCACGAATGCACACACGCCGTCGTGGCTCGTCCGATTCGGACAAGCCCGCGGCAGACGATCCGCCGGAGTGGAGTGACGTGGACAGCGAGGCAATCGAACAGCGCGTCGTCGAACTCGCAGAACAGGGCCACGAGCCCAGCGAGATCGGCATCAAACTTCGAGACGAAGGCGTCCAGGGGACCCCGATCCCGGACGTCTCGCTGGCCACTGGCAAGAAGGTGACCGAGATTCTCGACGACCACGACGCCGCGCCCGAGCTTCCGGAAGACCTCCGGAACCTGATGGCGCGGGCCATTCGCCTCCGTGAACACATGGAGGACAACCCCGTCGACCACCAGAACAAGCGCGCCTTACAGAACACCGAGTCGAAGATCCGTCGCCTGGTCGATTACTACCGTGGCGACGAACTCGACGCGGACTTTACCTACAGCTACGACGTCGCCGTCGAGCTCCTCGAATAG